A genomic segment from Zerene cesonia ecotype Mississippi chromosome 5, Zerene_cesonia_1.1, whole genome shotgun sequence encodes:
- the LOC119840219 gene encoding uncharacterized protein LOC119840219 gives MTDKESLYRRDMLLQTLTLTSLVVSVLSHGRVWEPPGRATMWRVGYSSRANYDDNGLNCGGFSKHYGENKGNCGVCGDDFSLAPPRPHELGGVYGHGAIVAKYLSGQIIETSVEITAYHKGHWEFKICPDPTNELDQACFDKYPLEMESGGKNYYPPGVGTFTVRYRLPIGLSCEHCILQWRYVAGNNWGNCGNGTSGLGCGDQENFLACSDITIEPGIIEVDSMPVEIS, from the exons ATGACCGACAAAGAAAGCCTGTATCGACGAGAC atgcTGTTGCAGACTCTCACTTTGACTTCCCTTGTGGTGTCAGTGTTAAGTCATGGGCGAGTGTGGGAGCCCCCGGGCAGGGCTACCATGTGGCGAGTCGGGTACAGCTCACGAGCTAACTATGATGATAATGGCCTTAACTGTGGGGGATTTAGCAAACACTATGGAGAAAATAAGGGAAA ctgTGGAGTGTGCGGCGACGACTTCAGCCTGGCGCCACCACGTCCCCACGAGCTCGGCGGGGTATACGGCCATGGCGCTATTGTAGCCAAATATCTCTCGGGACAAATCATCGAAACCTCAGTCGAAATAACCGCATACCACAAAGGCCACTGGGAATTCAAGATCTGCCCCGATCCAACTAACGAACTAGACCAGGCATGCTTCGACAAATACCCCCTAGAGATGGAAAGTGGTGGCAAGAACTATTACCCCCCGGGCGTCGGTACTTTTACCGTTAGATACCGCTTACCAATTGGCCTGTCTTGCGAACATTGCATTCTACAGTGGAGGTACGTAGCTGGAAACAATTGGGGTAACTGTGGAAATGGTACAAGCGGCTTGGGCTGTGGAGACCAAGAAAACTTCCTAGCCTGTTCGGACATAACTATTGAACCTGGAATAATTGAAGTAGACAGCATGCCCGTAGAAATATCTTAA
- the LOC119840079 gene encoding ATPase family AAA domain-containing protein 1-like isoform X1, protein MMVEGSAFTRNDVFQMAIRVAFVSAVTYFSIKWLVNQIDPTSKSRKKAEERAREQLRKISSRAGLGSKHALALDKLTDHEMIIASQLVVPDEINVNWKDIAGLDNLIKELRETVILPIQKRELFADSRLTQPPKGVLLHGPPGCGKTLIAKATAKEANMSFINLDVSLLTDKWYGETQKLAAAVFSLAVKLQPCIVFIDEIESFLRTRTAHDHEATAMMKTQFMSLWDGLITDPSCTVIIMGATNRPQDLDKAIQRRMPATFHVPMPSEPQRERILQLILHQEPVAADIDYKRLAACTEGFSGSDLHEVCRQAAVYRVRDYAREELARDEMSKDSRSNVSESDDEYADAMRPITMEDLKNALGKLKESKIQCGSLAPSMRLELD, encoded by the exons ATGATGGTGGAAGGGTCTGCATTTACAAGGAACGATGTGTTCCAAATGGCAATACGTGTGGCCTTTGTGTCTGCAGTTACatacttttcaattaaatggCTAGTGAATCAAATAGATCCTACGTCGAAGAGCCGAAAAAAGGCCGAGGAAAGAGCGCGGGAGCAGTTACGCAA GATATCTTCCAGAGCTGGGCTGGGGAGCAAGCACGCACTGGCCCTCGACAAGCTGACTGATCATGAGATGATCATTGCTTCTCAACTGGTGGTGCCCGATGAAATCAAT GTTAACTGGAAGGACATAGCTGGTCTGGACAACCTAATAAAAGAGCTGAGGGAGACTGTGATACTTCCGATACAGAAGAGGGAATTATTTGCTGACAGTCGACTCACACAGCCACCCAAAGGTGTCCTGCTACATGGCCCACcag GTTGCGGCAAGACTCTAATCGCCAAAGCAACAGCCAAGGAAGCGAATATGAGTTTCATAAACCTTGACGTATCTCTTCTCACTGACAAATGGTACGGAGAGACCCAGAAGTTGGCTGCCGCTGTGTTCAGTCTGGCTGTTAAATTGCAGCCTTGTATTGTGTTTATTG atGAGATTGAGTCGTTCCTGCGCACGCGAACGGCGCACGACCACGAGGCGACCGCGATGATGAAGACTCAGTTCATGTCGCTGTGGGATGGCCTCATCACCGATCCGTCTTGCACGGTCATCATCATGG GTGCAACGAACCGGCCGCAGGACCTGGACAAGGCGATCCAGCGGCGCATGCCGGCCACCTTCCACGTGCCGATGCCGAGCGAGCCGCAGCGCGAGCGCATCCTGCAGCTCATCCTGCACCAGGAGCCCGTCGCCGCCGAC ATCGACTACAAGAGGCTGGCGGCGTGCACGGAGGGCTTCTCGGGCTCCGACCTGCACGAGGTGTGCCGCCAGGCGGCCGTGTACCGCGTGCGGGACTACGCGCGCGAGGAGCTCGCCAGGGACGAGATG TCAAAGGATAGCAGATCCAACGTGTCGGAGTCGGACGATGAATACGCAGACGCAATGAGGCCGATCACAATGGAGGATCTCAAGAACGCGCTCGGGAAACTGAAGGAGTCAAAGATACAATGCGGCTCGCTCGCGCCCAGCATGCGGCTGGAACTCGACTAG
- the LOC119840079 gene encoding ATPase family AAA domain-containing protein 1-like isoform X2, which yields MMVEGSAFTRNDVFQMAIRVAFVSAVTYFSIKWLVNQIDPTSKSRKKAEERAREQLRKAGLGSKHALALDKLTDHEMIIASQLVVPDEINVNWKDIAGLDNLIKELRETVILPIQKRELFADSRLTQPPKGVLLHGPPGCGKTLIAKATAKEANMSFINLDVSLLTDKWYGETQKLAAAVFSLAVKLQPCIVFIDEIESFLRTRTAHDHEATAMMKTQFMSLWDGLITDPSCTVIIMGATNRPQDLDKAIQRRMPATFHVPMPSEPQRERILQLILHQEPVAADIDYKRLAACTEGFSGSDLHEVCRQAAVYRVRDYAREELARDEMSKDSRSNVSESDDEYADAMRPITMEDLKNALGKLKESKIQCGSLAPSMRLELD from the exons ATGATGGTGGAAGGGTCTGCATTTACAAGGAACGATGTGTTCCAAATGGCAATACGTGTGGCCTTTGTGTCTGCAGTTACatacttttcaattaaatggCTAGTGAATCAAATAGATCCTACGTCGAAGAGCCGAAAAAAGGCCGAGGAAAGAGCGCGGGAGCAGTTACGCAA AGCTGGGCTGGGGAGCAAGCACGCACTGGCCCTCGACAAGCTGACTGATCATGAGATGATCATTGCTTCTCAACTGGTGGTGCCCGATGAAATCAAT GTTAACTGGAAGGACATAGCTGGTCTGGACAACCTAATAAAAGAGCTGAGGGAGACTGTGATACTTCCGATACAGAAGAGGGAATTATTTGCTGACAGTCGACTCACACAGCCACCCAAAGGTGTCCTGCTACATGGCCCACcag GTTGCGGCAAGACTCTAATCGCCAAAGCAACAGCCAAGGAAGCGAATATGAGTTTCATAAACCTTGACGTATCTCTTCTCACTGACAAATGGTACGGAGAGACCCAGAAGTTGGCTGCCGCTGTGTTCAGTCTGGCTGTTAAATTGCAGCCTTGTATTGTGTTTATTG atGAGATTGAGTCGTTCCTGCGCACGCGAACGGCGCACGACCACGAGGCGACCGCGATGATGAAGACTCAGTTCATGTCGCTGTGGGATGGCCTCATCACCGATCCGTCTTGCACGGTCATCATCATGG GTGCAACGAACCGGCCGCAGGACCTGGACAAGGCGATCCAGCGGCGCATGCCGGCCACCTTCCACGTGCCGATGCCGAGCGAGCCGCAGCGCGAGCGCATCCTGCAGCTCATCCTGCACCAGGAGCCCGTCGCCGCCGAC ATCGACTACAAGAGGCTGGCGGCGTGCACGGAGGGCTTCTCGGGCTCCGACCTGCACGAGGTGTGCCGCCAGGCGGCCGTGTACCGCGTGCGGGACTACGCGCGCGAGGAGCTCGCCAGGGACGAGATG TCAAAGGATAGCAGATCCAACGTGTCGGAGTCGGACGATGAATACGCAGACGCAATGAGGCCGATCACAATGGAGGATCTCAAGAACGCGCTCGGGAAACTGAAGGAGTCAAAGATACAATGCGGCTCGCTCGCGCCCAGCATGCGGCTGGAACTCGACTAG
- the LOC119840075 gene encoding nucleolar MIF4G domain-containing protein 1 homolog codes for MKMKKSKATPRPKFVNVRKALRKEKRQLKKVHRQEHYLKKKNEPIYTAGRFVKRPTDTQDPEIEVKKKKKKQETGIHDILNRERKKELNEAEKLKSQMDEQRKEILLRANEDEDKVIKKLEKQLGLNKSKNKNNYFADDGLDYVLEICDRATSEQIVAAEKHLAEVDQDSDFDEDLAAVTGKDLKKDKKSKKQSINKKEMDESELDDEDDDQPQSDEEAGEDEESLQDEQLSDEASDDDIGSHESNSDNDEDIEDSENSADLENTKANDKKTKPKMVKSIEKVISEEELGKVFSDDEVSHLSGDDSEMEDNEMQSNNKKSKEKEKPDVWEDIYGRKRDKEGNIIKEEKGIYIPPHLRNKDSSSEKELAQLKRQIKSILNKLAGTNLHWACTSIENLYLSNSRNSVNSALTCLWLDATVSVASTPDRMVAEHAALVAVLHANVGSEVGAHFLEVLSKQFDTMTLDDQPMEDKRLDNLVSCLAHLYSFKIYHASLLYDILGRLVHDLTEKHIDCVLTALRCVGGVLRKEEPLALKTFIQDTQGKIAKLNEKAGAGSRIKFLVEVLLAVKNNNLSKIPNYDPTYVEHLKKMTKAVVRKGNYVTPLNIRLEDLLRAHERGKWWVVGSAWEGERNVEEPVKRVPAHDEKLLQLAREQRMNTDVRRSIFCVMMSAEDYMDAFEKLQHLGLRGHQQREIVHVLLACCLQEKIYNPYYAVLGMKLCDTDRKYQLSIQYSVWDKIKELDDLSKQSMSNLAQFLTHLIMEKGLPLSVLKIIQFSDLNKRTVRFMRQILLAIIMNEDLQASLEVFHRISKPPKLHMFRESLRLFIQHFLIKNAGKKSNVLSEGDMATLKDRSMEVDKILTMYENKLRF; via the exons ATGAAAATGAAGAAATCAAAAGCAACGCCACGCCCGAAATTTGTGAATGTTCGTAAAGCTTTACGCAAGGAGAAAAGACAACTAAAAAAAGTTCATAGGCAGGAGCACTATTTGAAGAAGAAAAATGAACCGATTTATACTGCTGGTCGATTTGTTAAACGACCAACTGATACACAAGACCCAGAAATTGAAGTTAAG aagaagaaaaaaaaacaagaaactGGTATCCATGATATTCTTAACCGTGAACGGAAAAAAGAGCTCAATGAAGCAGAGAAGTTGAAATCTCAAATGGATGAACAAAGAAAAGAGATTCTTCTCAGGGCCAATGAGGATGAGGATAaagttataaagaaattaGAGAAACAACTTGGATTGAATAAgtcaaagaataaaaataattattttgctgATGATGGGCTTGATT atgttTTAGAAATTTGTGACAGAGCTACCTCTGAACAAATTGTTGCTGCCGAGAAACATTTGGCTGAAGTGGATCAAGAttcagattttgatgaagacCTAGCTGCTGTCACTGGTAAAGATttaaagaaagataaaaaatccaaaaagcaaagtataaataaaaaagagatgGATGAAAGTGAGTtagatgatgaagatgatgatcAACCACAAAGTGATGAAGAAGCAGGTGAAGATGAAGAAAGTCTCCAGGATGAACAACTAAGTGATGAAGCAAGTGATGATGACATTGGTAGTCATGAAAGTAACAGCGATAATGATGAGGACATCGAGGATAGTGAAAATTCTGCAGATTTAGAAAATACAAAGGCTAATGATAAGAAAACCAAACCTAAAATGGTTAAGAGTATAGAAAAAGTTATATCAGAAGAGGAACTTGGTAAAGTATTCAGTGATGATGAAGTTTCCCATCTCTCTGGTGATGACTCGGAAATGGAAGATAATGAAATGCAGagcaacaataaaaaatctaaagaaaaagaaaaaccaGATGTTTGGGAAGATATATATGGAAGAAAAAGGGATAAAGAGGGGAACATTATaaag GAAGAGAAAGGAATATACATTCCGCCGCATTTAAGAAACAAAGATTCCAGTTCAGAAAAGGAGTTGGCTCAATTGAAGCGACAGATTAAAA GCATACTTAACAAGCTAGCCGGCACAAATCTCCACTGGGCGTGCACGTCCATAGAGAACCTGTACCTAAGCAACAGTCGTAACTCCGTGAACAGTGCGCTAACTTGTCTATGGCTAGACGCGACTGTAAGTGTCGCGAGCACGCCCGATCGAATGGTCGCGGAGCATGCGGCGTTAGTGGCGGTCTTACATGCAAATGTGGGTTCAGAAGTGG gGGCACATTTTCTAGAAGTGCTCTCCAAACAGTTCGATACGATGACGTTAGATGATCAGCCAATGGAAGACAAGAGGCTGGACAATCTGGTCTCATGTCTGGCGCACTTGTATAGCTTTAag ATCTACCACGCGTCCCTTCTCTACGATATCCTGGGGCGTCTAGTGCACGACCTAACCGAGAAGCACATAGACTGTGTACTAACTGCCCTCAGATGTGTTGGGGGTGTTTTGAGGAAAGAGGAGCCTCTTGCTTTGAAGACTTTCATACAAGACACTCAGGGGAAGATCGCCAAGTTGAATGAGAAGGCTGGTGCTGG GTCGCGTATAAAGTTTTTAGTAGAAGTGTTGCTAGCTGTGAAGAATAATAACCTGTCCAAAATACCCAACTACGATCCCACTTATGTGGAACATTTGAAGAAAATGACAAAAGCTGTTGTTCGCAAAGGGAACTATGTAACGCCTCTGAACATACGATTGGAGGATTTGTTACGag CTCACGAGCGCGGCAAGTGGTGGGTAGTGGGTTCCGCATGGGAGGGGGAAAGGAATGTAGAGGAGCCGGTCAAGCGTGTGCCGGCTCACGACGAGAAACTACTGCAGCTCGCGCGCGAACAGAGGATGAACACTGATGTTAGAAGGAGCATATTCTGTGTCATGATGTCCGCTGAA GACTACATGGACGCGTTTGAGAAACTCCAGCATCTGGGGCTTCGAGGTCACCAACAGAGGGAGATAGTTCACGTGTTGCTGGCTTGTTGCCTTCAGGAAAAGATCTACAACCCGTACTACGCCGTATTGGGCATGAAACTGTGCGATACTGATAGGAAATACCAG CTTTCAATACAATACTCAGTATGGGACAAGATAAAAGAATTAGATGACTTGTCTAAGCAGAGCATGAGTAACTTGGCGCAGTTTCTTACTCACCTTATAATGGAGAAAGGACTACCATTGTCTGTTTTAAAG ATTATACAATTCTCCGATCTAAACAAGCGCACGGTACGTTTTATGCGTCAAATATTGCtagcaataataatgaatgaggACTTGCAAGCCTCTCTTGAGGTATTCCATAGAATATCGAAGCCGCCAAAATTACACATGTTTAGAGAGAGCTTGAGGTTATTTATCcaacactttttaattaaaaacgctGGCAAGAAAAGCAACGTTTTAAGCGAGGGTGATATGGCAACTCTGAAGGATCGAAGCATGGAGGTGGACAAAATATTGACTATGTATGAGAATAAGTtgagattttaa